Genomic DNA from Acipenser ruthenus unplaced genomic scaffold, fAciRut3.2 maternal haplotype, whole genome shotgun sequence:
atatgaAGGTATttatggaaaaacaaacaaaaaaaaacctgacctcttttttttttttttgtcctccaGCCAAAAAATGCTTGACACCATCAACACCCAATACGATTCGTTCCTTTTCTGGAGGCAGCCAATCCCTGAGCTGGACCTGTTGGAGCTGGAGGGGCTGGGATTGGGCGGCGGCGCGTCACTCAAAGGCgggcagaagaagaagaagaaggaatcCCAGAATTCCAGGCAGGAAGATGACAGCCTGCTGGAGTTCAACACTTTCAACTACTGGAGAGCTCCGATCGCCAGCATCGAGTCCCTCGACTTTGAGCTCCTCTGAGCTTTCCACGAagaccccaccccccaccccacaccccacaccccacaccccacaccccacacccaaTCCACTTGCATCCTAAAACAGTTTCCCCAAAGctgaagggaacacgaagccactgcTCTGCggcttggagcttggtttcaggagactgtaggtttcaggtcactgcgcggcacaccaggcagggag
This window encodes:
- the LOC117395598 gene encoding protein AF1q, whose translation is MLDTINTQYDSFLFWRQPIPELDLLELEGLGLGGGASLKGGQKKKKKESQNSRQEDDSLLEFNTFNYWRAPIASIESLDFELL